The window ttacaaGTTGCAACTTGCTAACttgtaaatcaatttttatacGATATATAGTCCCAGTGTGTAAAGAAAACCAGGGACTGTCATAAAAACTTCACGAATTCTGCAAACATTGTTGATGAACTGTTCGCTGGTGGAGGCAGCTTCACGCTGTAACGCGAAGTTCCCACGAAGCACAGGTTTCCAAAGAACGCAAAGTGCAGTCATAGGTTATGTTACCGCCAATGCATTTGCGTCGCAGTGAGATATTTTTTGGCCGATTATACATTCGCGGACGTGGAGGACATAGGAAACGCGTAGAAGCGCGTATTATCTGTTTCTGGTTGCTAGGTATTCGGCGGTGTTGCCAAGCAGAAATCGTATCTTTGCGAGAGGGGAGAGAGGTTAAAAAGGGGAGGAAACGTTGGTTAGGGAGCAGAAGGGAAGGTGAAACGTTGCGACGTTGAACGAGGGGAACGGATGACAAACGGAGTCGACAGGAGTAGCGTGGAACGAAAATGAAAAACGGAACGGAACGGAGTGGAATGGAACGGAAATCAGCGTGGTTGAGAGAGGTGGTGGGAGTGTAGCAAGAGGAAGCGAGAAGTTTGAAGGCCTGGGAGAGGTTAGGGTAAGAGCGAGAGGGAAAAGAATGAGAGGGAGAGAGATGGTCTATGTTTATGTGCGCAGTAGTTTGAGAATGCTCTTGACGCGCGATCCCTTTGACCTTAACATTGACCGTGACGCGCGTAGAACGCTTCGAAAGGGTATTTTTATCTTCTGTAGTAGAAATTCATCTTATGACAGAAACGACAGTATTCTTTTTTCGATAAAGAGTCGGTGATATCACTATCGACCACGATACATATTAACAAGAAAAATATATCTTTGGCGCGGAATTCGATTATTTTAAATGTGAACGTATATATTAGGTTGAGGCAAAAGTTCGTATTGCAGAActtctctttcttctttctgaagTTTATATAATAAGAAATGAAGACAAAGTAACTGTTTTATAGCATGAAAACGTAGTTACTTTTGATGAAAGAAAGGGTTCCAAAATAACGGTGGTCGTGTACTTTCTTTTCAGAACTGTACAAATTGACCGGCGAGATTCTCGGAGAGGGTGCTTACGCCTCGGTTCAGACATGCAGGTCGCTTTACACAGACCTGGAGTACGCCGTGAAGATAATCGACAAGATTCCGGGCCACACGCGCGGTCGAGTATTCAAAGAAATCCAAATGTTCCATCATTGCCAGGGACATCCGAATATCATTCAGTTGATCGAATTCTTCGAGGACGAAGAGAAATTTTATCTCGTATTCGAGAAAGTTAACGGTGGCCAACTACTGAGCCGAATTCAAGAGAGGATTCACTTCAGCGAACGGGAAGCGAGTCAGATAGTCAAGGAGATTGCTGACGCAGTGAATTTCCTTCACAAGAAAGGTACTAGAGTAGCTCTAGAAGGAGAAAATAAACAGTTTTCGACTCTTGCAATTTTCCTTTCAAATCGATAGAGTTCAAGTTAAGAAATCttaaaaaatcgtagtaattgtTCTCTCCATAACCGACAAGTTTTGTAAAAACATTACTTCTTTTTAAAAGATATTTCGTATTTAGTTAAAACAGACGCTCTGTGTATTGTAATTTGAGTTCCCTCATTTTTTGGAAGATCAAAACTGAGGTTATCACCAGCAATGAATTATTCCTTGTTACTAGGAATCGCTCACAGGGACCTGAAACCTGAGAACATCTTATGCGTGTATCCGGACAAGTTGATACCAATCAAAGTGTGCGACTTTGATCTCGGCTCGGGCATCAGGTTCAACTCCTTCATGTCTGGTCCCGTAACAACGCCGCAGCTACGAACACCTGTGGGCAGCGCCGATTTCATGGCTCCCGAGGTCGTGGAGGCTTTCATCCACGACGAAGCGAACTACTACGACAAACGTTGCGATTTGTGGAGTCTCGGTGTGATCATATACATTCTCCTCTGCGGCTATCCACCTTTCTACGGGAACTGCGGCACCGACTGCGGCTGGGAGAGCGGGGAAAACTGTCAGTCTTGCCAAGAGCTTCTGTTCTACAGTATTCAAGAGGGCAGGTACGAGTTTCCAGACAGCGAGTGGAGGTGCATCTCAGAGGACGCGAAAGATCTGATCAGACGCTTGCTGGTCAAAGACGCTCATCAGAGACTGAGCGCCGAGTTGGTCCTGAAACATCCCTGGATCAACCCAGGTCCGAGTTCAGTCGAGAACACCGACAAGTCTCTCACTACCCCTCATATCATCAGGTTCGTTGCCGAGTTATTGCTGACTAGTTCCTTCGCCGCGATCCACGAAATTAACCTGTCTCTTCCTTTTACAGGAAGAACAATTCCGCGAGGGAACTATCGGCGTTCGCCGAATCGGCAATGGCTGTGAATCGCGTAGTACTTCAACACTTCTCCGTGAATCTGGACGAGCTGGCGGAGAACAGGGAGCGGAGATTATCGACCTCGTCCACTGACGAAGACAACCATCCATACGGGCACATGTCCGACTCGAGCAGCGAGCTGTCGGAGCATAGTAAGCTTTGCGCGACTCATTCCTCCAGCGAGTTCGATACGACTTCGAACTCGTGCCCGAAGTCTTGCTCGATTCGCTCGAGCAACGAATCGTCCGATCCGAAGACCATCGGGAAGAATCCGCTGATTGGTAAATATTCGTCGTCGCTGTTTGGCTTGTCACCGCCCAGCGAGAGTCGCTTGATGCAGCGTCGCTTGAAGGCGCGCTCGGATCTGCTCGAGCGTCAGTCTAACAAAGCGGTGATCGCGTCCCCGAGTGGCTGAAATCTGCCTCCTCGTGTATCTTTCCTCGCGTCGAATCTCCTTTCTTGGGCTAGCGTATCATTCGTATTTATACGTCTGCATATAGGGATACGAACAACGTGAGTACAGCAACGTTATCTATCGAcggtttgaaaaaaaaaaaaaagataaagaTAATTGCTATAATATAGGCGAGCCTACAATTGGCTGATACGTAGAGGTTCGTGTTAAGATACGATTAACGAGCAGATTTAAATAGACTCGCTGCGACAATGACGATAATGGTATATGCTAAACAGTTACCGAGGCAAATTGTTTCGGTTGCATTTTCTCTTTGAAGCTCGTTCCTGTTTTTCAAATGGCTCTTGGACGATGCTTTTTTCCTTTGCTAAATTAGAACATTTGTTCGGTTCGTCGTTATTCGTCGTTTACTATCGTCGTTACCGTTGGACGACAGGTTTCTGAGAACTTCGTTGTGCAGATTTGGGAACCGTGTAGAATACCGTAAACATAAAACGCGACTTACGGTAGATAATCTTTCTGTACTATCGCTATCATAGTGCGTAGGAAGTATGTATATGCTCGTTCACATCGATTTGCTGAGACGGATATGTACGGATGGATACGAAAAGAAGAGAAACAATTGGtgaaattttttcatttatGATCTTGgagaaaaataattattaatgtactGAATATCATTTTTTGGTTTTATTGCATCTGGCGGAGCCTACGAATGGGCAAACGCGTCGACAGGTTTCTCTTCTTTCACCTGGATCGTTTATCGAGATGTGTAGTCAACGGAGCGCGTTCTTGAACCAGAAAATAGGAAGTAGCGCTGACGAGTTAAGCGCGTTTTGGTGCATGTTACACGACTAGTTTTGCTCAGTAGGTTTCTAAGGACGTAGTAGGGTGTAAGTTTGAAAACGTCGCGACTAAGGATAGAATCCAAGAAAGGAAAACGAGGCGCGTTTGTGTCGAGAAGAAAAGGGGCGACAATTACGGCcatttatctttttttttttgtaaatgtCTCTTAAGTATCTTTGTAGAGAGTTAGCGCGTAAGAAAGATAAAAAGTTAGTTTACAaagaaaaaaggagaaaaaaaaacaaaaaaaaacgaTTACAGAAAAAATTGTACCTGCGTCGTAAGTGATTAAgtgagaaaaaaaagaaaaaaaatgaaagagggggagagagagtgagagaggaaTACAGAGAAGAGATCGTGATATATGGATCGAAAGCAAAAAGAAACGCGTTAGCGTGAAAAATTTCAAGGCGTACCTAGATTACACGGATTTATCCATTAATTACTGTTACGTATTTTTGTAGAGTTTTATCGATGAAACGTTTTTTATCGTCTGCCCACCCACAGTCGCTTCACTGTTACTCTATCAGTGATTCTCTTTCTGTTCGCGTGACAAGACTCTCCATGTATACCAGAAATTTCAACGATActagaaaataattttattaacttCATTGAATCTGATTCGATACTATCCAATGCTTCATCATTCAAGTATCTTTTAAGATGAAACATTGAATTCATACTCTTCACGAATTCAagttcaatggaaaaaccgcgAAGAAAACTTAAAGTAGGATTGCTTTTGTTTCtccatttttcttcttttttctaatCGAAGCTTCaacttttatattttgtttGTGCTCTGCTACTGTGCGGTGCGGCGGGGGGAGATTTTTTACTCAGGGCAGTTACACATGGGCTGCGTTAATTCGTTACGAATTGCACACTATCGCGTTTGGCGACAGTTAAGAAGAAAGAGCTTATAACACGTCTATATGGCGGACAGAGTCCGTTCAGGGTTAAAAGTTACTCGTCTACTCGTTCTTCCTTCCTAACAACGTAACCCTGAAAGAGAAACTTCGTTTAACGATTTCTATAACGCGCTGCATACCTAATAACAGATTATATGTATCTATAGGTCGTGTCCCAGGAGAAGTCTCGTCGAAAGCGTTGTCCCTAATGCGTTCCACGAGACATCTCGTGAGAGGGGAACAGTACATAAATAGTGATACAAGTTTCCGCGAAGACCTTTGATCGTTCCCCCAAGTATTTCGTCAGAGTTACAATTTTTTCCGTTTTCATTTGACCGATGCGGATACGCGAGACGGGGTAATTGATCGCGTATGAAACTGGCTGTTATCGAGGAAACAAATTACCAAAAAACgagaaaagagaaaaagaacgTGGGCGAAGGGAGAAGAAACAGTTTACATATGGAGTATTTCGAATAACAACGTTGCAAACGAGAAAATCGACACATGCTTACGACGTAGAGACGAAAAAAATG is drawn from Calliopsis andreniformis isolate RMS-2024a chromosome 1, iyCalAndr_principal, whole genome shotgun sequence and contains these coding sequences:
- the LOC143182081 gene encoding MAP kinase-interacting serine/threonine-protein kinase 1 is translated as MVEKILEEREDGWQETTPTGGDILLLDPTCRDRVNTTPESIRAVQARQEEARLKRRKKKRSGSSLVSSCFQELYKLTGEILGEGAYASVQTCRSLYTDLEYAVKIIDKIPGHTRGRVFKEIQMFHHCQGHPNIIQLIEFFEDEEKFYLVFEKVNGGQLLSRIQERIHFSEREASQIVKEIADAVNFLHKKGIAHRDLKPENILCVYPDKLIPIKVCDFDLGSGIRFNSFMSGPVTTPQLRTPVGSADFMAPEVVEAFIHDEANYYDKRCDLWSLGVIIYILLCGYPPFYGNCGTDCGWESGENCQSCQELLFYSIQEGRYEFPDSEWRCISEDAKDLIRRLLVKDAHQRLSAELVLKHPWINPGPSSVENTDKSLTTPHIIRKNNSARELSAFAESAMAVNRVVLQHFSVNLDELAENRERRLSTSSTDEDNHPYGHMSDSSSELSEHSKLCATHSSSEFDTTSNSCPKSCSIRSSNESSDPKTIGKNPLIGKYSSSLFGLSPPSESRLMQRRLKARSDLLERQSNKAVIASPSG